GTTTAGtcattttatctttagttttgtGTCAAATGGACTGCAGAAACATGACCGTTCACTGCTACAATTCTGGACACTCTTCTAAATATATTGCATAAGACAAATGGCATGTCCATACAAGATCCTTGATATTAACTGAAGGATAGCACTCAGAAACATAAAAGGGAAATTAGTCACATCTGTGTAAACAGGTCATTTACCTTCATTTGTCTCCTTGCCATGCACATGCTCGGAATGTTGATTTAATAATATTGTATGTACTTTGAAGTATAAGGGTTACATTTTAACTTCTTGGCTAATTTATCTTTGGATATAACCATGAGAAACGACAGAAAGGAACAGCAACTGGAAAACAAGCATTGCATTGCACCAGGATGTCTGTGAAATGGACTTCAGTAATTCTGCTAATACAACTGAGCTTTTACTTTAGCTCTGGGAGTTGTGGAAAGGTGCTGGTGTGGGCAGCAGAATATAGCCATTGGATGAATATGAAGACAATCCTGGAAGAGCTTGTCCAGAGAGGTCATGAGGTGACTGTACTGGCATCTTCAGCTTCCATTGTTTTTGATCCCAACAACTCATCTGCTCTTAAAATTGAAGTTTATCCTACATCTTTAACTAAAACTGagtttgaaaatataattacGCAAGAGATTAAGAGATGGTCAGACCTTCCAAAAGATtcattttggttatatttttcaCAAATGCAAGAAATCATGTGGAGGTTTGGTGACATACGTATAAAGTTCTGTAAAGATTTGgtttcaaataagaaattaatgaagaaactACAAGAGTCAAGATTTGATGTCGTTTTAGCAGATCCTGTTTTTCCCGGTAGTGAGCTGCTGGCTGAGCTATTTAACATACCCCTTGTGTACAGTCTCCGCTTCAGTCCTGGCTACGTTTTTGAAAAGCATTCTGTAGGATTTATTTTCCCTCCCTCCTACGTACCTGTTGTTATGTCAGAATTAAGTGATCAAATGACTTTCATGGAGAGGGTAAAAAATATGATCTATATgctttattttgacttttgtttccaATTGTATGACCTGAAGAAGTGGAATCAGTTTTATAGTGAAGTTCTaggtaagtatttttttttcaatctgtaacttatttgtgtctttgaaacAGAGCTTATATAAAGCCATAAAGTCAAGGTAGTGGGATTTTGGTAAGTGAATTTATACAACGAAAATACAAGATGATCTATCAATCTCACAAATATTATAGAAAAGCTCAAATTACAGGGTCAGTTAAAACCCTAGGACCATCATTCACACAGAACACCCAAGGAAATCATAAACCTATGTATTAGTGCATCTAAGACTTTAAGCAATTACACATCTGGTTTACTATACATTGTTTTATATCTTAAATACAGTAAAACTCATCAAATAACGTCTTACTGAATGCATAGATTTAGAATGAGTAGTTACACATTTTTCTACAACTATCTATATAACTGCAGAAATTACTTTTTCTTGTAAAGCTTGGTTTTCTGATTTAGAAATCAAAAGGTGTTCCCATGTTACCAGAAGATTTCCTTCAtagtagagagagagaatgtCTATATCTCTGATGCATAAATCATTAAAGGTAATTTGAAGTTTCTAATGTTTCTATACTCTTTCATTAAACCATTCATTTAAAGTCCAATCATCTTGTTGAAGTGTGAAGGTTGTTATACCTACATAGTTTTTTTCAAACGAtgtctctttattaaaaaatataagacaGATGAAGATTGAGTACAAATCTTTGTTTCaataatttctcaaaaatttctagctataatttacaaatatatttacttaaagaTAATATTATTAAGATCTTAGCTTGAATCTAAAAGAGTACAAGGATTTCAACCATACTCACAACATAGTCCACAGTTCACTTGAAAAACCAAAGATAAAAGAATTAGCTCAATGAGTAGTGTAAATTAgacaatttttagaaaattatttttatgtgtacagtAGAATTAATTGACTATGGAGCTCAAAGAGTTGTTTAAATGTCCATATGATACTATtgaagctttaaaaagaaaagacattgatGTTTAATTCTCTGTggcttattttaataattgtttatgATTGTGAGTATACTGATATGACATTAGAGATGTAGCTTAACCTCACAATTCTCCTACTACTTTGCCTTTCTTATAAATATACATGGGCAAActaattaatacataaaattaaattgtgtctatagatgaatatatgtatatatttttcaaagcacAGACACTTTGCCTATATTTTTGCCTACATTATTCTAACTCCTTTCAGAAAATAACCTAATGTAATTATCCTGTGtcatccacttttcttttttttattcttgtcaGGAAGACCCACTACATTATCTGAGACAACGGGGAAAGCCGACATATGGCTTATTCGAAACTCCTGGAATTTTCAGTTTCCACATCCACTCTTACCAAATGTTGATTTTGTTGGAGGACTCCTCTGCAAACCTGCCAAACCCCTACCTAAGGTAAACATGCTTTcgttggttttattttgttggctttgaattttcagtagaaatgattCTACGGTCTTCATTCAGAGTGGTTGACTTACTCTGAAAGAAAGATGGGAAGTGGGTGGGGTAAAGCAGATACCAATTAGAAACTCATGTACATAGTGATACCTTCACATGTATGTGAGTTTTATGAGTACTACAAATAGAGGGGAATACTAAGGAGACTTTGAAAATAGAGTTGGTTAAATTAAAGTCTTCATTATCTAACGCCTAAGAAGGTATTGATCATTCATTCAAATAGTATTTACAAAGGGATTAGCACAAAACAGAGGTAAGTGcagaattttcagagaaaaaaaatggacacaCTTTCTGTGCCCACATACCTTACATTCTACTTCAAAAGATAGAATATGTgcaagtaataaaaattatataaaatctaTGATCTCAGGGAAAAGCCCAATGCCAAGAAAGCATCAGTGGAGATAATAGAAAGTATCCTGGAATCACTGCTTACCAAAATGAGAGCTGAACAATATGTAGGAATAAGTAAAAGTAtgacagggagagacagacaaaagATGGAAAGCAGGTAAAGTGGTCAGGATAGTTCTCAAGTCCTCAGGTTTAGTTTTCAGGGAGACACTAAGAATCAGATGATGCTGAGAGGCAAATTAGAGCCAGATATATATTGGGagttgaaatatttattaagcactttgaAAAACTACGAAAAAGAgttaagaaagaaagatatatgaaaatattctcttCTTTAAGAAGAGCTTTCAAGATATTCAATGATTAAATTGCAGGAAGGTCCGGATAAAGAGCCAACAATTCAGGAAATTTTGTATGGATTCAGGTAGCAGATGATGGAAAAGTGGACTAGAATGTTGATAGAAATAATGATGCctacatttacaaaaatagtgGCAACTTCATGTTGTGTGGAAAAAATATTAACACTACAAAACACTTGAAGTATCTCTTGCCTGTAGTCAGTTactcaaaaatattattaattttgcaattattgttattttgttattattactaatacTACTAATTACTTAACATGCACAGGTCACTTGAGATATCAATTTTCATTTAATAGAGCCAGATTTTTCAGTACCTCAGAATTATCTTCTCTTGCAAAGTCATAGTTGACAGACACCTGTGTCATGCGcttccgtgtgaagagaccaccaaacaggctttgtgtgagcaacatggcagtttatttcacctgggtgcaggtgggctgagtctgaaaggagagtcagcaaagggagataagggtggggctgtaTTATAGGATTTGGgcaggtaaaggaaaattacagtcaaaggggggttgttctctgggaggcagaagtgggggacgcaaggtgctcagtgggggagattTTTGAGGCAGGATGAGCCAGAAGAAGGAATTTCACaggataatatcatcgcttaaggcaaggactggccattttcacttgtTCTGttgggtccctgacttcccacaacaatgAGCTAATTGAAATTCAAAAATTCTCCCATAGGTAATGAGGATCTTAACCAGTATTGCAGCTTAAAACacttcctcaataaaataaatgtgttcctTTAATATTTGCAGACAAACTCAGTGATCACTTGATCTTGCTAAAGCATTTAAATTATTCTTCATTGATACCCCAGGGGTTTACATATTACAGCATAAACATACCCTATGAAAGCAGATGATTTTTGACATATGACAAGCAACTCATTAAAGCTTCCTGTGTCAACTTGTCTTAACATCATAGCTGCCTGACAGAGAAGCACAGAGATGAAGAACAATGCATGTATAATAAAGACCAAATAATTTATACCACTTGTATCTGAATAGTGTCCTTAGTttcaataccaaaaaaaaatctttcagcatATAAGATTATACTCTTTATGAAAGAACACAATAAACCTGTATATTGTAAATTAATATCACACTTTTAAGACGTGTACAAAGCAAGCATTCTTTATCGCATTATTAAGTAatcttttaaaaggtaatttttgTCCACATAAAGCTGagtttttattccattgttaAAACTCAATATCTATGATGAATGCAAATTGCATGGGCTTTATATGATAACTTTCTCAAGAGACAAAAGCTGGGGTAAGACTAATGAAACATCTATGCCACCCTGCCctacttttgaaatatttcccCCCTCACAATAAGGGAAACCGATAGTGCCAGTAGGAAGGGGAAGAGAGTAGGACTTGTAGAAGGACAAGAAAAAGGATGACTAGTAGTACAATAGTGATAACTATTAGCTGTTGTTATTAACTTGCAGAAAGATTTGAATGCAAGTCAATGGTTGTGAAACCAATTCTTTGTTTATTATGTAAAGTAATTGCTAACCCAGCTAGGTTGCTTTCATTTCAATTAAATATTAGATTCACAGATAATTTCTATATAAGAGAATAAGACACTTGACAAAATGTATcaggtgttttaaaaatgaacattgcCATGAGTTTTATAATATATTCACGTGGAATCatacagataaaaaaattaatcaaggtGTACCTATTCAACATTATGGAAAATACgcatgaaattaaaattaacattggAAGTAGTCCAACGTCTTAAATGAAGGAATGACTAAAAACTTATACTATGTACATACAATAGCATTACAATAATTTTATCAATGAAATATTCAATTACACTGTCAGCTGTAATACAAATAAAGGGAGTTAGGAAATGATAAAGGTAACAAGATGACAAGTTTTGGCAGGAGGAAAATATATACTCAGTAAGATTAACATTTTCTAAGTAAGTGTCACATGTGAACATTGAGCTATATAAATAGGACAAAAGCcatgatgaaaaaatatattttatataaataatatcacaacataaacattttagaaaaattttatttaaaaaaaattttcatgcttttataaaatttctgacattaatcttatattatttttattacattatcacagaagaagaaacaacCAGTCCATATCAGTGATGAATCTGTAAACAGAGGTTAGGTTCCTTCAACACTTCATGGATAAAGAAGGCTCTTGGCATCAAGCTAGTGAGGTGAAACACTGAACACCATTTACAGTAAAAATGGCTACAGTCAACTGCAATCACACACAATACCTAGATGCCCCAAGTATTACCTGGAATAGCAGTACAATGACTCTTACCTTaagattaaaaatcatattttaaaaaaaacactctgTAATATGTGGTCTGTAGAGTTAACATTTcgacatttttctttgttttgttaagAATCATTAGGAAAAGTTTTACCACAATGATTAAATCTGAAAgtatttaagtttaaatattgGCGTACATTGGAGAACGCAAGTCAGAATAATTCTCAATCGATTGCAGCCAAGCACATCTTCATGAGGAGTGTGATGTGGTGTCGTAATGCCCAGACCCGTgatgacccgaaagcaaccaccagagtccagagacaaagccaagcggcagggatcgcttcatttcgagttcgaactcggttccctccagctaggtatccgatcctagggagagacctcCAGCTCAGTGTTTAGCCGTCTTTTGTAGTCAGatacaaacaagttacagcaagttacagagtcactagggatttttacagttgtaggtttacaattggctgacatttaaagttaaacattagtcagttgttcattggttcccgccctttgaccaaaccacaaatggccgcctgccctgctagggactttccagataaccttgttgttttagcattaaggggagtttcctgacttttctgacctctgatattcagtaggTTTCCACTCCTCATTGTGAATGAGCTACTCAAGAGAGACACAAGATCTCCCCTGCAGAAAGGTCTGGTGGCCTCTTCTATTCTGATGCAAGTGCTGCCTCTGAGACACAACAAAGTGATGATGAGAGTTCCTCACATGCAGTTATAAATAGCACATCAGTTTAACAGTGTGATTTCAGGTCAATAGGTGTTCCACCTAAACAATAACCTCAAAATATGAGCATTCAACTATGTAACTGTATACTGTACAATTCTGTATTATAAATAAGACTCCTGGACTAATTCACAGGAATTCCAAATTCCAATACCTGACTCCAAAATGTCAGTGGTTCTTAACcatcagcttttatttatttatatatttattttagtttttcaaaaactACCGGAAAACTCTGACAAACTCTAAGTGAAGTATAAAGCACTGTAGAGaaacataaatatagatataaaattatccCAACAGTGAGCAGCCTATCCTCAGAGCTCATAGTGAGGGAAGTAAACACCAATGGCTTCCAACTAAAAGAATCCTACAGAAAACCTGCCTGAAATAAACACAAGTGATTTAGTAGAACAATATAGAATTAAAGCTGAGTGGTGCCACTTTCCAAGAACCTATATTAGTAATTTTAGGATTATAAGAGAAGAGtgtgtatgtaatatttttaacattatctCCCTGACTAGAGTGAAATAGctccatttcttttctcccttacacacatgcacacaaacacatacacatacacacatagttaCACAAATACCCTAACAGCGTCTACCTATCTCACATTACATATCTAATTGCAAAAAAACCTGAGTGATTGAGTcagttagaaaatattatttactcCGATAATTCCTTAAAATACCTGATTTTCTCTTTAGTAACTTGTACCATCTCTTTCAGTAGTGCCTGCTGTGCTGTTACTCTTTTGTGATGAAACAAATTCTGTTTCACAGGAAATGGAAGAGTTTGTACAGAGCTCTGGAGAACATGGTGTTGTGGTGTTTACTCTGGGGTCAGTGATCACTAACATGAAAGAAGAAAGGGCCAACGTAATTGCATCAGCCCTTgcccagattccacaaaaggtaAGATGAAGTGTCTTACTGGTGTGGAAAACTACTGAAAGAGGCTGTTAATGTTTGTAAGTAAACCAATTATAGAAACTTCTGACAAATGTGAAGTTGGCCAAAATTAAATGTGAGTATTCTATTTACATCAGTCTTTGAGTAGTTCTGTTTTACTAACATCCCTTGATCTCTTTcctactctttttctctttttacagttttaacaTTCTATAAGTTTTGAATTCCACTTATGGAATAAGATATTTTCTTCACTGTAACAGGTTCTGTGGAGATTTGATGGGAATAAACCAGATACCTTAGGTCTCAATACTCGGCTCTATAAGTGGATACCCCAGAATGACCTTCTAGGTAAGACTCAGGTGAACAAATACTGGATATATTAGTAACAGCACATTAGAGTGTTAATAGTTAATCATGAAACAAGCTTTTTCAATGTTTGTTAAGGAAACACAAAACGtaacttctttatatttatttgccaGTCAAAGGGGAAAAAGAATATGCTATAATTATTGGCATTTTATGATATACACTCACATTCTTTATGGTCAGAAACAGCAAGAATCTTTATTTCTGGTGTTACTATATATCACAGAATTTTTCAATAACTTCCTGagctgtctctctgtctcttatttCTACTACTTTATACCTGTTGTTTCTTCTCCTGCAGGGTTATTTCAAGTGCCACAAAAAAATAATAGCTCTTCTATCATCAGttactctgtattttctgaaggaTTAAATTGCTAATATTAATCATAAAGTGATGATAGGTCATGATGAACTGTGACCTGTCTTTCCTCAATCCTAGCACCACCATCAACCCACTGCCTGCTGCCTTGCACACCCCACATATCACATTCTGTGACTGCACTTAAAATAGCAGTTCACTTCATGCccatctctttgttttcttctttattgaacattttaaaaatctagatcgCACTTTTTCGTTAGTCCAACTGGAAATCTTGTATTGTTTTGCAGTCTGAAGTCACACACACCATGCAGCCTTCACTTGCATACCCAGCACAAGTACGTGTTTTTCCTATGAAGTCTGAAAAGCAACAGCAAATTAGTTCAATGTGTTATCTAGAAAACACTGTCACTTTCAGAGCCTTTCATTGTGCATCTCATTTTATTCCTATGAATAATTTTGCTAAAATTCATCCAATCCTAGGTCATCCAAAAACCAGAGCTTTTATAACTCATGGTGGAGCCAATGGCATCTACGAGGCAATCTACCATGGGGTCCCTATGGTGGGCATTCCATTGTTTGCCGATCAACCTGATAACATTGCTCACATGAAGGCCAGAGGAGCAGCTGTTAGATTGGACTTCGACACAATGTCGAGTACAGACTTGGCGAATGCACTGAAGACAGTAATTAATGATCCTTTGTGAGTAGAACAATATTTTTCACTAGATGGTATTTATAGATAGCTCCTCTTGTCAATAGTGAGTGTGAGTTTCATCCTTTTTCTAAGAGagtaattttgaaagaatttaaatgatttaaccaatctgaaatctgcttttattttgtatcagctatttaaatattgtatttgaaAACCATACATCTAATGAATAGCCAGTTAGTGAAACAATTTTCTacacaaaaatacttttaaaatgatatagataatataaaaaatacatttcttaaaaatttgatATAATGAATCCTTAGTagaaggaagaataaatgaaataatataataaatattttaattcagtaTCTAAAATGCCTCAGAACATTACTATTTTCCTgttgaaaaattaacttttattattatcattactgtaATGTACTTGAAAATGAGATTTAATTTTCATACCATAAAATCCTCCTTTTTATGGTATAAAATCCAAATATATTTGCTATGTTTAAAGAGCCATGAAGCCATCACTATcacataattttagaatatttttgtcaGCACAAAAGAAACTGCAAAGACACAGAAGTCATTTCCTATGAACGCTTAGCCCTAGTCTAAcactaatttgttttctttctctagagATTGTTCTCtaggtatttcatataaatggaatcatacagtttaTGGTGCTGTGTAAATGACATTTCACCTagcttaattttttgttgtttttatggtgttagttttattcatgttgttgtgcattttaatacttcatttctttttatggcagtttaatattttttagtaagGTTTTGTCATATTTTAGTTGTTAACTTATCAGTTCATTGGCCTTTCGATTGTTTCCAATTGTGGTTACTAGGAATATTTCTACACAAGTTTTTGCATaaacctgttttcctttcttttgggttgATACTAcaagtgggattgctggctcaTGTGGGAACTGTATGTTTATGAAGAACTgctaaactgtcttccaaagtactTGTTTCATTCATCACTACCACCAGCAGTACAACATGGTTACAATTCCTCCATACTTTTGCCAAATGAGTTATTATGTGTCTTTTTGTTACAGCCTTCTTAGTGGGTGTAAAATGATCTCTCATCCTGGTCTCAGACTACATTTTCATTATGGCTAAAGACGTTGAGAATCCTTATATGTGCTTACTGATCAttaatatatcttctttgaaaacaTGTCTACTACAATCCTtggaacatttttaaactttggtaTTTGTCTTATTATTAAGTTTTAAGAACTATTTATACATTATGGGTtatttcagatatataattttaaaaattttgtcccattctgGGTTCACTATATTTTCCATTTGGATGATGGTCTTTGAAacacaaaaaagataattttaattcaaatttttaataattgattttttcaCACCCAAAGATAGCAGTGTGCAAAATTCCTTGTGGAGTCCAGCTATCATCAATTCAGCATTTATAAATACTCTCAATAATGCTTTTAAAGAAGGAGGGTATCATCTAAAGgaatacattaaaataactttatcaCAAAAAAGAAGGTTAATGaatgataaaaatacatttaaagaagataggaaataattgaaaagaaacaCTAACCAACTTggacaagtagaaaaaaaatataaagcaaactgGTAGATTTAAGTGTGATTATGCAAATACTTTCACTCAATCTAAACAGACTTAAAAAAAGACCAAATAATGGGTCAAGACATAAAACATTTGAAGAACACAAATAACAAATGGAATCTTATAATGTAGAataatacacatgcacatatgtacatatacaatacacatatatgtattatatatatcaaCTGGAAGACACATTTTCTTAGAGCATGTCAAACAGTTATTTGAAGTGATATGTGGTGGGCAATAACCAAAGACTTAGTAAATATAATAAGATTTAATGTCATAGAAAGTGTATGATGCAGTCATAGTGGAAGTAAGGGAAGTTATAAAAACTATA
This portion of the Rhinopithecus roxellana isolate Shanxi Qingling chromosome 2, ASM756505v1, whole genome shotgun sequence genome encodes:
- the LOC115893526 gene encoding UDP-glucuronosyltransferase 2B33-like, producing the protein MSVKWTSVILLIQLSFYFSSGSCGKVLVWAAEYSHWMNMKTILEELVQRGHEVTVLASSASIVFDPNNSSALKIEVYPTSLTKTEFENIITQEIKRWSDLPKDSFWLYFSQMQEIMWRFGDIRIKFCKDLVSNKKLMKKLQESRFDVVLADPVFPGSELLAELFNIPLVYSLRFSPGYVFEKHSVGFIFPPSYVPVVMSELSDQMTFMERVKNMIYMLYFDFCFQLYDLKKWNQFYSEVLGRPTTLSETTGKADIWLIRNSWNFQFPHPLLPNVDFVGGLLCKPAKPLPKEMEEFVQSSGEHGVVVFTLGSVITNMKEERANVIASALAQIPQKVLWRFDGNKPDTLGLNTRLYKWIPQNDLLGHPKTRAFITHGGANGIYEAIYHGVPMVGIPLFADQPDNIAHMKARGAAVRLDFDTMSSTDLANALKTVINDPLYKENVMKLSRIQHDQPVKPLDRAVFWIEFVMRHKGAKHLRPAAHDLTWFQYHSLDVIGFLLACVATVIFIIMKCCLFCFWNFAGKGKKGKSD